The genomic segment AAATTCTAGcaaatctgtttttgtttttcggatatagtatatctaggattTCATAATCCATTGTATGCTTTCATTGACGATATGggtgcgatttgagggagatttgtttcTAATTTCAAGTATGTTTGAATAATCAATGATATCTACAACAAAAGACGTTCTAGTAATCCAATATATCTTTCATTGAGAGCAAGATGCAATTTGAGTGAGATttctctgctatttctagtaggtctgAATAATTAATCACACAATAAATGATGttctagtatttttgttttcgagcatagtatatctaggactatattatccaatgtctgTTTTCACTGTcagcgatttgagggagatttgtctgctatttttagcaagtcgagTGACTTCGACTAGGCTCCTTCATTTCATCGACTAAatcttttggtcggcccgaggctagagtagaagacacttactcaaggtactacgcagtgggattgaaccccgaACAATGTGactgaagcaagcttcttatcacacggtcatgcgtatattacatacatacatacatacatatatatatatgtatatatatatatataatatatatatataatatatatatataatatatatatatatatatatatatatatatatatatatatatatatgccccatGAGAAGTGCTACTACACCGGATCAGAGTAGAAAAATAGCAACTTGGTTTCACACTCCTCAAGACATTGGGAGTCCTGAACCAGGGTCCTAGAAAGATCCGGGTCCTACatctggatgcagtttaaagtcacgACGAAGACATCGATAACTCGATACATAATTTACGGTACAATAAATgtaaagagctggcagaaacgttaaagcacgccgggcgaaatacttagcggtatttcaccagtcggtatgttctcagttcaaattcagtcgagatcgactttgtcttccatcctttcagggtcgataaatcaataATCAGTTGCGtacttgtgcctagagaagaaaagaataaatatataaatataattattacattttaataattCAAGGTAGGTAACTCCTTTCATAAGAGTTATTTACCTTAGAATCACAAGCTCGGTTTCATCTTCCTGATTTCATAAACCAAATTTaggaaatatttcaaacatttaaaatatcaaattttacgAACATCATTCTTcttgaataacaaatataaatgtgtatattctttAGTTTAAAAATTCAGAGTCTCTATGAAACTTTGCTTAGAagcattgtaaaatataaaagttggGTTTTAGTCACGTGATTATAGTAGTCACTTCCGGTGTTCGGTTATGTTTGGTCACATGCCTAGTCACATGACAGTAACATAAGGTTGGGAATATTCTTCGTAGTCTGATCCGTAATCTCATTAACCATGTTTTCCTGTCCGGTTTGCGGCCCTAAATTGTCAATTTGTGGCATCGTAATCAGTGTTTGGGGTGTTGTTATGTTGGTAagtgattaataatatttataattatgtatacttaagtattttagaatttatatattctCGTAATACTTTGTCAACCTTGGTTCCTGCTACTGTTATTAACATGTAAAGATATAATTATTTCTCTGCTGATTTAACAGTTCCTCTTTTAgtctcttctttatatatatatatatatatatatatatgtgtaggagtAGGTTTATGATTTCGTTCCTTCGAAGACTAAGGTGAATACGATAGAGTGGCTTGCCTTGACACTTGACATAAATTAACTGAAAAACAGTTGAGGGTGAAATGTTCCTCCTACATGCGAACTTTGACCCCCATATAATacattttctttcactctatcctatctatctatctatctatctatctatctatctttatttgtctatttgcttctatatctatctatctatgtatctgtgtgggtacctattcgtttagatcaccagtgaactaaacccccttattatatatatatatatatatatatatatatatatatatacagagagcgagagagagcacCATAATTACCGTAGCATAGTAGGCTTGGTTTTTAACCTCCggatattataaattttatctgTGAATAAATATAGGGCAGACACAATCGAACTAGCGATTCTAAAGTGGTCagtcgatctgctagaaatattaacTACACTTCACTCAGTCATACGCTACCGTCTTAaacaggaaggacacattaggtaATGTTGCCCAAATCATGCATGGCCAACGTCCGGGCCGCATGCGGCCCTCGACGAGTTTCCTGGTTACTAATTTACAGCATAACCTAAGAGTAACGACATCTCAAATTCTGtctaatattgaaaatatggtaAAGAATGTGAATGCGCAAAAATCTCGTTGATACAGATAATGAGATTtgttctttaataaaatattaatgaattttttttttaacctcaaTATTCTAaactataattaatttatttacacaagtaatcatcattattatcattaggaaACAATGAAAGAGATGTCAGCTTAATGTAAACTTTcatactaagacaaataaaattaagaagaaatgcaaaaaaaattcaGTGTAAAGTGGACCACTtatatttcatgcatatgtgttttattatgtggcCCTCTTCCGCTTAGAAATGGTACGATGTGGCCCCCAGTTGACGAAAAGTTGCCCATCCCTGCCCTAAATAATAACTATGTCTGAAATCAAGGCTTGTTAgcctaaacaacagcaacacgaacaagaataaacaaacaacttCCTCTATACAATTCACATGACCAATTTATAACATTCAAATACCCATACCTACCCACATGCTAATTGCATTTTAAGTATTTCAGTGTCGTGTTTTTTAACCACCAATCGACCTAACTTCACATCAAATAGACCCAACACCATCccctaattttcatttatttatttatattcacgaCCAACCCCCCCAGACATTGTATCTCGTTCTACATTATAtcgtagtgtgtgatttgagggagttttggATGCCTATTTCTCACAGGTTAAGCGATTGCGTCTCTTTATTCTCGGTTTTCAATTCTTATAAATTACAATGTATTGGTGTATACTGTTTAAATCAAAGCAGTTACGGTATTATTGACTTAACTGTATTGTAATAATAGGTAgctgattattattatagtaCAAACTGATATACACTACAGTTACTGACCTATATAGACTTCTCAAAATCAAGATTAAAGCACGAGACCTTTATTGCATCACAGTGTCCTATTTCATCCTTCTGTTACGAGGTGAAACATCAACGGAGTCGGTTTTAATGCGCCTTCATTCGtccatctaccaccaccacaaatgcatagctttgtaattatattaaaagtccttatcttttgtttcttgttaGAAGACATGTGGGATGGTTTTTGTCGAAACCcgtttccttgtctttgtcagtCTCTGttctgtttatgtgtatctgtttgcttACAAATCTGCATAAattgtctttctttctacctgcttgtctctctatctgtatatttatgtgcatatgtttacctGCGTATCTAACTGCAaatctatatatcttatatatctgttcaatttaatttaattcatgaAACTCGatctctgcatttttttttacatcaccaACTTTCCtatgaattttaaaatcatttacatagtctatacatatatacaagcttgTGCACACAGGGTTTATACACActtaacaaatataacaaagcTCTATATCAACTGTagttttcaattcttttattagTGGAAAGTTGGATaaaagtgagtgtatatatatacatgcatactttatTTATccatgccagtaccgcctgactggccttcgtgccggtggcacataaaagcacccactacactctcggagtggttggtgttaggaagggcatccagctgtagaaactctgccaaatcagattggagcctggtgtagccatctggtttcacctgtcctcagtcaaatcatccaacccatgctagcatggaaagcggatgttaaacgatgatgatgatgatgatgccaaagcAATGAAGGCTGATGTAGCTCTcaggccagctcttgtcaaacccgTTCACCCCATCATGGAAATGGACCATCCACTGtcatcatggaaaatggacactaaacgataatgatgatataatctTTGGTATGCTTAAAATGTAGGCCCTGCAAAATATCttatataatcataatattgatagaatttttttttctggtggggAGACTGGGTGCAAGATCAGTTCTGTTGTCAGTCAATTGGACGACCCTCCCATTgtctattattagtattttttacattatttcggTCCTCaaactgtggccattctggggcactgccttgaagggtctaGTAGAACAAAGTATGCTCCAGTACTTATACTTTTGTAAGTCTGGTATTGTATAGATGTATCTTGAACGCTAAGTcatggggaagtaaacaaaccagcatttgGTAtcaaacacaacatacacacgatgggcttcaacagttttcatttaccatattcactcacaagggggtggttagcccaaagctatagtagaaccCAAAACGACATGGAtgtaaagtaagcttcttaaccacacagccatccccgCACtatatgataaaagacattccatccTTGACCATCTCACCATTTTTCTTCAAACAAAGTACATCTCAGAGTACATTATCCAATACGCCCTTGCTTTATTACGACGGTAAAGTGTGATTTAGAGGGAGACActggcagttatttctagtaagTAGATCTACCATATACAGACCCCTCATTGTTGCTCATATCATCTGTAATATTCACATGAAATTACTGGCTCCATTGTTGAACACCTGCTTCTCTTTTAGTTCTTCGTATAAACACATTAAGATATTTACTCACTTTTCACTGTCATTGTTCTTTTTGTGTTGATTCATACTTAGTCCAGGAGTTGTTTCATCCCAGTCACAAATGCATTAAATTCTCACGTATATCCATGCTTCTTATGTCTCACATTTttttcacagacatatatacatacaacactaaCGAACCATTCACTAAGTCTTGTACAACTTTGAGTAAATGCATGCACCATTTACTTAcgttcacacacactcaaatatgtatgtctgtatatatttacatgtatatgtatgtatgcatgtatctatatatgtatgtatatgtatgcatgtatatgtatgtatgtatgcatgcatgtatgcatatatatgcatgtgtatgtatgcatgtatgtatatatatgcatgtgtatgtatgtatgcatatatatatatatatatatatatatatatatatatatatataNNNNNNNNNNNNNNNNNNNNNNNNNNNNNNNNNNNNNNNNNNNNNNNNNNNNNNNNNNNNNNNNNNNNNNNNNNNNNNNNNNNNNNNNNNNNNNNNNNNNNNNNNNNNNNNNNNNNNNNNNNNNNNNNNNNNNNNNNNNNNNNNNNNNNNNNNNNNNNNNNNNNNNNNNNNNNNNNNNNNNNNNNNNNNNNNNNNNNNNNNNNNNNNNNNNNNNNNNNNNNNNNNNNNNNNNNNNNNNNNNNNNNNNNNNNNNNNNNNNNNNNNNNNNNNNNNNNNNNNNNNNNNNNNNNNNNNNNNNNNNNNNNNNNNNNNNNNNNNNNNNNNNNNNNNNNNNNNNNNNNNNNNNNNNNNNNNNNNNNNNNNNNNNNNNNNNNNNNNNNNNNNNNNNNNNNNNNNNNNNNNNNNNNNNNNNNNNNNNNNNNNNNNNNNNNNNNNNNNNNNNNNNNNNNNNNNNNNNNNNNNNNNNNNNNNNNNNNNNNNNNNNNNNNNNNNNNNNNNNNNNNNNNNNNNNNNNNNNNNNNNNNNNNNNNNNNNNNNNNNNNNNNNNNNNNNNNNNNNNNNNNNNNNNNNNNNNNNNNNNNNNNNNNNNNNNNNNNNNNNNNNNNNNNNNNNNNNNNNNNNNNNNNNNNNNNNNNNNNNNNNNNNNNNNNNNNNNNNNNNNNNNNNNNNNNNNNNNNNNNNNNNNNNNNNNNNNNNNNNNNNNNNNNNNNNNNNNNNNNNNNNNNNNNNNNNNNNNNNNNNNNNNNNNNNNNNNNNNNNNNNNNNNNNNNNNNNNNNNNNNNNNNNNNNNNNNNNNNNNNNNNNNNNNNNNNNNNNNNNNNNNNNNNNNNNNNNNNNNNNNNNNNNNNNNNNNNNNNNNNNNNNNNNNNNNNNNNNNNNNNNNNNNNNNNNNNNNNNNNNNNNNNNNNNNNNNNNNNNNNNNNNNNNNNNNNNNNNNNNNNNNNNNNNNNNNNNNNNNNNNNNNNNNNNNNNNNNNNNNNNNNNNNNNNNNNNNNNNNNNNNNNNNNNNNNNNNNNNNNNNNNNNNNNNNNNNNNNNNNNNNNNNNNNNNNNNNNNNNNNNNNNNNNNNNNNNNNNNNNNNNNNNNNNNNNNNNNNNNNNNNNNNNNNNNNNNNNNNNNNNNNNNNNNNNNNNNNNNNNNNNNNNNNNNNNNNNNNNNNNNNNNNNNNNNNNNNNNNNNNNNNNNNNNNNNNNNNNNNNNNNNNNNNNNNNNNNNNNNNNNNNNNNNNNNNNNNNNNNNNNNNNNNNNNNNNNNNNNNNNNNNNNNNNNNNNNNNNNNNNNNNNNNNNNNNNNNNNNNNNNNNNNNNNNNNNNNNNNNNNNNNNNNNNNNNNNNNNNNNNNNNNNatatatatatatatatatatatatatatagatatgtttatacatatatatatatatgtgtttatatatatatatatagatgcaggcatagctgtgtggtaagaaatttgctcccCACCCACacggtctcaggttcaatcccagtgtgtgGCACTATCACAGATgtgttctgctatagccttgggccaactaagacttgtgagtagatttggtaggtggaaactgaagaaagcctgtcatatatatgtatgtatgtatgtgtgtgtttgtgtctgtgtttgtcacccactacACTGTTTGAGAatcatgttggtgtgtttacatcacccatagcttagtggttcggcaaaagagaccttcagaataagtaccaggtttaaaaaaaaaagtattggggttgattcactcaactaaaaattctttgaggtggtgccccagcatggcctcatgactgaaacaagtaaaacgtaaaaagatatatatacacatcttttatcttttacttgctttagtcattaaaCTGGCCAGGCTGGGGCgccagcttgaagaattttttagctgaatgagttgaccccagtacttatgttattttaacaattattctatcaatatcttttgctgaactgctaagttacagcgatgtaaacacaccaacactggttgtcaagctgtggtgggagacaaacacggacacaatgacacacacacataaataataatgtgtatatatgatgggcttctttcagtttctatctaccaaatccttgtttctttccgtgttcctttctgtagaagagcgtaggctcgaaacgttaaagactttctcaattcccaagcgttatactaatacatctatttgttttcaacaccacctgtcttcgtctgttgtttttttttgtgaattctccctaaatcttggccactggttttaaattaatattaatcaaatttatatttaatttttcactcttattatttaaatttattatatatgttgtcTGTGGAATATGTTATAAATTTCTGTTTCatctttatacttttatttttttcagtcattaatgGGTGTATTTTTACACATTCGAAGTCCAGCCTTCTTTGAGGATCTACCTATTTCTGAGTGGGAGTCTCACGGCTACCAAACTGATTATATCAACAATATGTACTCGCAGGCATCTGTGAATTGTTTCATCGCAGCTGGACTTTATGTAGCAGTGCTGATCTTTTCAATAATTCAACAACGACAGAATGCCAGAGCCAGTTACGTCCTCTCCTAATGAAAAACCAGATGAGTTTGCATGATGTAGAGCACAAAATAGTTGGGCTGCCTCTCGCGAATTGGCTGCTTTTGAAGGAAACCAAGACGTAAACTAGAAAATGGTGTTAAAACAGAATGTGTATAAAGATTGTGCTGTGTCAGTAATGGAAAAATGATTTTCTTGAAAACAAACAGAGTAAAATGTTGATAAGCAACAAGGTTTGCCCAatttttagatgtgtgtgtgtatgtgggtgtgtgtgacagattttgttttttcttcctagTCAAGAAAGTTTTAGCTGTAAATTTAAACTGGTAGCTGAATTAATTCAAATGAATGGATAATTACTGTGAGATAATTGAATGGACTGGAATTGAGCAATAGAAGTGATTTCTTTCCCCCCTTTCTTTTTGTTcagtatggaaatatttttagtaaaaactcatttgaaagaagataataaaaaaaaacacaaacattctttgcattattttaatgcatttcttGTAACCCCCAAACCCctttttacttcatatatatattttgtttctctgGGGGTGTatgctgttattttatttttctctgtaattGTTGTTTGCAATGGGATCCtgttaatattgaaataaaatttgttgaactTTATCATACCACACTTATATTGGTTCTTCTTTCCACTTCATGCCAGCTGGAACATAAAGCTTTCATcccctctctccatccatccatgtgGAACCATGTGGAACCATGGTTCCACATTTCTCATTTCTCAACTACTGGCCTacctcttttttccttctttctctttacaGATTAGGAACTACTTCCTCTTCAAGGTGTTCTGGATTCTTCATTCTTCTGTGTTTGTaatctgaattttttttcagGACCAGGTGATTAGCCTAAGGTTAAAATTGAGCTGGTTTCCTATTGGAGTTTTCTCCTCTTAGATGATTGCATTGCTGCTCATGCTTATAAGCTCCATCATCTGTCCAGGATTTCAAATTGGAACTTCCTTTCCCTTGGAGATTCTCTCCATCTTGACCACCCTAGTCTGTAACTCCTGTCAAAAGGAGATGCTGAAAAGTAGTCTTGATATCACATTAGTTGTTTGCACCCATACCACATTAGTCATGGCTTATGTTGTGTCCATCTTGCTCCATGTCCTGAGAGAATACCCAAACTGACGTGTAAAAGTACAGCAATGGAGTTCACCCCTATCCTGGGAACTGCTGAGCATCCTAAACAGGGCTTGTATTGGTTATTGAACGTATTTTTTGTGTAAATAAAGTCATTGATATTGATCATAGAGTCCACAGTAAGTTTTGAACTAAGAATGCAgggaatttgagaaaaaaaaaaaacatgagctATTTTCTTCTATGTTCTTACAGCTCCACTAATTCACTCCTTAATATATACCACAGACGACAAAACTCCAACAATCTATTTCCTGTGAGTCTTCATATTGGTTCTAAATTTTGGTCCAAGGTGAACAAGTCCAGCAGAAGGGTTCAGCCAATTATGTCgaccctggtgctcaactggtatttattgtatcgaccccaaaGATGAAGCACCTGTCTGCCAGTTACTATCCTTATACTTCTATGTTAGAGACACCACTTCAGGTTTCCTGCTGCtataatttacttgtttcagtcattttgactgcagccatgctggggcaccatcataAAAGATGTTAGTCGAATAAACTGTCCCcaagacttttttttattaaatctaatacttattctattgatctcttttaccaaaccactaagttatctAGGACATgaatacaccaacactagttgtcaagtgatagtaggggacacacacatacatatatgttgggcttctttcagtttctacctaccaaatccactcacaaggttttggtcggcctgaagctataggtGCAGAATCCTGGATAAGCACCACATTATCAAGCCCAAACTTCTGCCCTGTCCAAGGTAACAGAGttcttcaggatgtccagataCTTCTTTGTGCCGATCTTTAAGCCAGACTTAATGAAGTGGGGGTCCATGACTTCCATCGCTCGCCACAGCTAGAAATACCATCAGAGAGGCaggattcttagtctcaaacacaGGAGGGACGTCAGAAGGGTTGTATGCAACCACTCGAGAATTTCTGTGATTCACCTCAGCGTCCACCTTGATGCTTGGtgaatgacagaagctttggGCATCTCTCGGCTTTGATTGCTTTGGCCTTGGCTGTTAGGCGATAGCGTCGTCGAACACAGATCGTCATGCCAAGGTTCCTGTTCACAGCTCTGGACGCCGCAGAAAGGGACACATTGCGTTTCTTTGCCATGGATGTAGATGGGTTGGCTTTAGTCGAGCGTTTGAGGCCAGCGAGAAACTTTGGATTGCGCTTGGAATCACTTCGAGTCTTGTcttcttttctatcaatcttttcctcttctttaaattgtttatacactcGATAAACTACTGCTTTTGGAAGTTTCGTCAACTAAACAATTTTATTGGCAGTGTGCCCGGCGCGCGCAAAACAACAATGGCGGAACGATTTTGTTGTTCCATGAATTTCTCCTGTCGAATCAGTTTGCTAtatacctgaaaaataaagaggaggaTTAAATTTTCAAACAAGCAAGTTTTTGTCAAAAAACGAAATGTTAAACCTATCTCAACTGCTTAAATTTGGTCTCAATTTATCTGTAAGACCCTGTATAAGATAgctttatttcagttttcatctatcaaatccactcaatgctttggtcagcctggggctatagttgaaggcacttgTCTAAGGTatcttgcagtgggactgaactcaagaccacatgcaTGATTGGAAAGctagcttcttgaccacacattcacactccgtgtgtattttattaataactggAGTAGTGTGatcataaaatataatgtttAGATGGTGGTGCTCTCAGGTTGTGAAGCCATCTAATGATGACTCTGTTCGGAAGGCTGGAATATCATTTGATAAAGGAGCACGGTACAATGAATTCATAGAACAAAGCTGTAACTTTAAATACCTTTACTCTGGGtctcaaatatatacaagttgaaTGATAACGTAAAGTGTTCATAAGTGAAGGGCTATGTTCATCTTTTGCGTAACCCCATGTTCTCGCTGCTGCGGGTGTACGAAAGATAGCTGTGACCTCTCAACGTGAAGTAACGTCTCGACTTGGGAAGAAAATTTTTCTAGTGAACTCTGCATCATTTTAGTAGAGAGGAAAAACACGAACAACAAAACTTGTTTGAATCAAAACTTTTGACATCCCTTCTGTTGTTTCGACGAGTACCTCGAGGGAGGTGATGGTACCAGTGTCAGGTAAGGATCCTTTATTAACATGCATGATAAGCACGAGAAAGTTTTAACCCTTACACACCTTGCGCTCGTAGTCAATTGCTCCCCTCGTCCCAAACTTTGGTTTACCACTGGACGGTACACAACGAAATACGGCTGAAATAAAAGACATTAATAAACAACTGGCTAGCTGAGCTGAGAACTGTTAATTTGATAGGTGCCATGTGAGTCTAAACCACAAAATGGTCATAACATTTACTgggagggaaacagagagagaaagagagagtatctTTTGAGGGCGCCTGacgtagcagccaaatttttcaaATCACATCCGAcagtctttaaaaagaaaaaaaaatgcgaagACGAATAGAATAATGCAGTATTCTGGacgtgaccattctgtctttttcgACAGGATGGTAACACGGCTAGAATATCTGATTAGTCCGCTCTAACATGGCTGACTGAGTCAAACAACAACTggaagggaagaagagagagaaataaagattatatgctgcatatatatatNNNNNNNNNNNNNNNNNNNNNNNNNNNNNNNNNNNNNNNNNNNNNNNNNNNNNNNNNNNNNNNNNNNNNNNNNNNNNNNNNNNNNNNNNNNNNNNNNNNNNNNNNNNNNNNNNNNNNNNNNNNNNNNNNNNNNNNNNNNNNNNNNNNNNNNNNNNNNNNNNNNNNNNNNNNNNNNNNNNNNNNNNNNNNNNNNNNNNNNNNNNNNNNNNNNNNNNNNNNNNNNNNNNNNNNNNNNNNNNNNNNNNNNNNNNNNNNNNNNNNNNNNNNNNNNNNNNNNNNNNNNNNNNNNNNNNNNNNNNNNNNNNNNNNNNNNNNNNNNNNNNNNNNNNNNNNNNNNNNNNNNNNNNNNNNNNNNNNNNNNNNNNNNNNNNNNNNNNNNNNNNNNNNNNNNNNNNNNNNNNNNNNNNNNNNNNNNNNNNNNNNNNNNNNNNNNNttgaaagagagagacagacagacagaaaaaggaagaaaataacgGTTACAAATTACATTTGCTGATTGcagatgaaatataatttatcaatTGAGATTTTCAATAGCTAGATTTATAAACGGTTATAAAGGTACATGTGGGAATTGAACATTCGATAACTCGGGAACAGTTTCTAAAGATAGTGAAACATCATTTTACACTttgctatcttaaaaaaaaaagaaaaagaaaccacgAAACTGTTTTGAATGTAGTTTGTCTAAATTTGCATAGGTCTCAGTAAGAGAGGATAAAAATCGATTGGCAGGCTGCAAATAGAAAGACGACACCATGGGGAGCGGACTGTCAACAGACTCGCGATCAACGGGTAATTCCGGTTCacaatcaaacccaggacttctGCTTCTTTCAGATCTTGTGAATAAACAATATCCGTTTGAAAATCTCGTTTTCGAAGGATGCGGGACCAAAGCATTTGCT from the Octopus bimaculoides isolate UCB-OBI-ISO-001 chromosome 11, ASM119413v2, whole genome shotgun sequence genome contains:
- the LOC106880004 gene encoding ribonuclease kappa; protein product: MFSCPVCGPKLSICGIVISVWGVVMLSLMGVFLHIRSPAFFEDLPISEWESHGYQTDYINNMYSQASVNCFIAAGLYVAVLIFSIIQQRQNARASYVLS